TAGCAGAGGTCTATTTGTCGAAGATCGGCTTCGGCGGTCAGCCTTATTTGTTGTACAAACATGAGGACGCGGGTCACCCGCATTTGCATTTGGTGACGACGAATATCAAGGCGGATGGTAAGGCGATCCGCATGAATTATCTGGGTCGCGATAAGTCTGAACCGGCACGAAAGGAGATCGAAAAAATGTATGGTCTGGTCGAGGCGGGTAAGCAGCAGCTGCAGGATGTTTTCCGGTTGAAGCCGGTCAACGCGGCGCGGGTCATCTACGGTAAAGCGGAGACGAAACAGGCGATCAATAATGTATTGGTCAAGGTGCTGCCGCAATATAAATACGCGACGCTTTCGGAGCTGAATGCGGTGTTGCGGCAGTACAACATCGTGGCTGACCGGGGCGAAGAAAATTCCAGGATCTTCAGGCATAGTGGTTTGGTCTACCGGGTGCTGGATGAGCAGGGTAATAAGGTGGGTGTTCCGATCAAGGCAAGTCTGTTCTTTGATAAGCCAACACTGAAAAAGCTGTCGGAAAGGTTTGCGGCGAATCGGTCGGCGAAAGAGAACGCGGGTGATCGGACGCGGTTAAAGAACCTGGTCGACCGGTATTTTTTAGGCGGGGATAAAAGTATCGAAGGGCTGGTCGCTGCCTTGCAACATGAAGGCGTGGATATGGTGTTGCGGCGGAATGATGATGGTTTGATCTTCGGGGTAACGTATGTGGACCACCGGACGAAATGTGTCTTTAACGGCAGTGCGTTGGGCAAGGCTTATAGTGCGAATGCGATAAGGGAACGCTGTACAAACAGGGTGGCTGGTGAGGGGAAAAAACAAAACGGGCCAGGGGCTGAGCGGGTGGCGCAAAAGGGTCACGCGAACGGGAGGCCGGAGCGTAATACTCACCGGAATTTTGATGGCTCCGGGGCTGAAAGAACGGGATCGCCGGGTGTATTCGAGGCATTGTTAGATACCGGGAATCAGGGTGCTTCCATGGATTGGAACCTAAGGAATACCAGGAAGAAGAAAAAGAAGAAGCTGCGCCTTTCGGCGGGCTGATCTGAGCAAAAGATCTATTGTGGAACGATTAGAAACGGCTTTGCTTTTGGCAAGGCCTGGGAGGAGTATGTCTTATGCAGACCGGAGAGAACGATCAGGCGATGCGCAAGATCCTGGACATGACCAGGCTGATCAGTATGGTGTTGTTGCTGCTGCATTTTTATGTGGTGTGTTATGGGGCGTTCGCCTACTGGCATTGGGTGTCCGGGCTGACTGACCGCCTGTTGTTGAATGTTGGGAAGACGGGTCTTTTTAATAGTTTTTTAAAGCCTAAATTAATTGCTCTTGGCTTTCTGGTTATCGCCCTGATCGGGGTTCGCGGGAAGAAGGATGAGCAGCAGACGG
This genomic interval from Mucilaginibacter defluvii contains the following:
- a CDS encoding relaxase/mobilization nuclease domain-containing protein; translated protein: MVAVIHQSKHLRIALNYNEHKVKNGQAVCLEAGYYPVGPEHLNFHQKLQRLEMLAELNQRTKHNCLHVSLNFDPSEQLSDERYKEIAEVYLSKIGFGGQPYLLYKHEDAGHPHLHLVTTNIKADGKAIRMNYLGRDKSEPARKEIEKMYGLVEAGKQQLQDVFRLKPVNAARVIYGKAETKQAINNVLVKVLPQYKYATLSELNAVLRQYNIVADRGEENSRIFRHSGLVYRVLDEQGNKVGVPIKASLFFDKPTLKKLSERFAANRSAKENAGDRTRLKNLVDRYFLGGDKSIEGLVAALQHEGVDMVLRRNDDGLIFGVTYVDHRTKCVFNGSALGKAYSANAIRERCTNRVAGEGKKQNGPGAERVAQKGHANGRPERNTHRNFDGSGAERTGSPGVFEALLDTGNQGASMDWNLRNTRKKKKKKLRLSAG